The Equus quagga isolate Etosha38 chromosome 10, UCLA_HA_Equagga_1.0, whole genome shotgun sequence genome includes a region encoding these proteins:
- the RBMX gene encoding RNA-binding motif protein, X chromosome, with protein MVEADRPGKLFIGGLNTETNEKALEAVFGKYGRIVEVLLMKDRETNKSRGFAFVTFESPADAKDAARDMNGKSLDGKAIKVEQATKPSFESGRRGPPPPPRSRGPPRGLRGGRGGSGGTRGPPSRGGHMDDGGYSMNFNMSSSRGPLPVKRGPPPRSGGPPPKRSAPSGPVRSSSGMGGRAPVSRGRDSYGGPPRREPLPSRRDVYLSPRDDGYSTKDSYSSRDYPSSRDTRDYAPPPRDYTYRDYGHSSSRDDYPSRGYSDRDGYGRDRDYSDHPSGGSYRDSYESYGNSRSAPPTRGPPPSYGGSSRYDDYSSSRDGYGGSRDSYSSSRSDLYSSGRDRVGRQERGLPPSMERGYPPPRDSYSSSSRGAPRGGGRGGSRSDRGGGRSRY; from the exons ATGGTTGAAGCAGATCGCCCAGGAAAGCTGTTTATTGGTGGCCTCAAtacagaaacaaatgagaaagccCTTGAAGCAGTATTTGGCAAATATGGACGCATAGTGGAAG tacTGTTGATGAAAGATCGTGAAACCAACAAATCAAGAGGATTTGCTTTTGTCACCTTTGAAAGCCCAGCAGATGCTAAGGATGCGGCCAGAGACATGAATGGAAAG TCCTTAGATGGAAAAGCCATCAAGGTAGAGCAAGCCACTAAACCATCATTTGAAAGTGGGAGACGTGGACCACCTCCACCTCCAAGAAGCAGAGGCCCTCCGAGAGGCCTTAGAGGcggaagaggaggaagtggaggaaccAGGGGACCTCCCTCACGTGGAGGGCACATGG ATGATGGTGGCTATTCCATGAATTTTAACATGAGTTCTTCCAGGGGACCACTTCCAGTAAAAAGAGGACCGCCACCACGAAGTGGAGGTCCTCCCCCTAAAAGATCTGCCCCTTCAGGACCAGTTCGCAGCAGCAGTGGAATGGGAGGAAGAG ctcCTGTGTCACGTGGAAGAGATAGTTATGGAGGCCCACCCCGAAGGGAACCCCTGCCCTCTCGTAGAGATGTTTATTTGTCCCCAAGAGATGATGGATATTCTACTAAAGACAG CTATTCAAGCAGAGATTACCCAAGTTCTCGTGATACAAGAGATTATGCACCACCACCAAGAGATTATACTTACCGTGATTATGGTCATTCCAGTTCACGTGATGACTATCCATCAAGAGGCTATAG TGATAGAGATGGCTATGGTCGTGATCGAGACTATTCAGATCATCCAAGTGGAGGTTCCTACAGAGATTCATATGAGAGTTATG GTAACTCACGTAGTGCTCCACCTACACGAGGGCCCCCGCCATCATATGGTGGAAGCAGTCGCTATGATGATTACAGCAGCTCACGTGACGGATATGGTGGAAGTCGAGACAGTTACTCAAGCAGCCGAAGTGATCTCTACTCAAGTGGTCGTGATCGGGTTGGCAGACAAGAAAGAGGGCTTCCCCCTTCTATGGAAAGGGGGTACCCTCCTCCACGTGATTCCTACAGCAGTTCAAGCCGCGGAGCACCAAGAGGTGGTGGCCGTGGAGGAAGCCGATCTGATAGAGGGGGAGGCAGAAgcagatattaa